The Candidatus Nanosynbacter featherlites DNA window ACCAACTAAGCTTGGCTCTGGTTGAGACGAAGGCGCAGTAGCAGCCGAATTGGGGCTAGATGGTGATGCGTCGTTTGCTGGCACCTCAGCCGTCTGCGATGTTTCACCACTAGACGCTGGCTCAACTCCCAGATTATCAACCGCCAAAACTGACGGCGACGGCATAATCAATGCCGCGATTAGTATCATAAGTAGTGTGTATCGCAAATATTTCATGCTCGCCCCTTGCTTATGGTTAACTACTTTTAGTGTAGCGTACTTTTTGCCAAAACAAAAACCGCCCCGAGAATGAGGCGATTTTTTCTGATAATCATGCTATTCTGCTGTGATATTGGCGTTAGTGTGTACATTCACCACATCGTCTAGGTCGTCCAGCGCATCAACTACTTTCATCAATTTCTGTGCGGTTTCTGCATCAGCGATCTCAACTGGTGTATTAGCGATGTAGCGCAGCTCGGCGTCTTTCACCTCCAGACCCTGCTCAGCCAATGCATTTCTAACGTTCGCCAGATCTTTCAGTTCGGTGTAGACAATAATCTCGCCGTCTTCCTCGACCGCGTCCTCAGCGCCAGCATCTAACACTTGCAGGAGCAATTCCTCACCCGTACCTTCCACAGTGATTACGCCCTTGCGGGTGAATTGAAATGCCACACTGCCAGCGTCAGCGATGCGCCCGCCGTTTTTGACCAGCGCGGTTTTCACTTCTGGCAATGTGCGATTACGATTGTCGGTCGCCGTTTCGATGATGATGCCGACACCGCCCGGGCCGTAACCTTCGTAAGTAATTTCTTCCAGCGCTGCTGCGCTTTTGTCAGCCACGCGATCGATTGCTCGCTGGATATTAGCACTCGGCATGTTGGCAGCCTTGGCCTTTTCGATCGCCATTGCCAAACTTGAATTCAATGTTGGATCAGTGCCGCCACGCGCCGCGATTGCAATTTGGTTACCCAACTTCGTGAAAATCGCGCCACGCTTTGCATCAACAATCGCTTTCTGCCGGTGCGTCGTTGCCCATTTACTATGTCCTGACATACTATCTCCTACCGTTTATCTATGTTCAATCTGTTAGTATTATATATCAAATACAGACGTGAGACAATTTAGACTGGCAAGCCCAAAGCTGACAACACGTTTGGCATGTCAATTTCACTGTCTTTTTGTACGCGAACAACTGGGTATC harbors:
- a CDS encoding YebC/PmpR family DNA-binding transcriptional regulator, which codes for MSGHSKWATTHRQKAIVDAKRGAIFTKLGNQIAIAARGGTDPTLNSSLAMAIEKAKAANMPSANIQRAIDRVADKSAAALEEITYEGYGPGGVGIIIETATDNRNRTLPEVKTALVKNGGRIADAGSVAFQFTRKGVITVEGTGEELLLQVLDAGAEDAVEEDGEIIVYTELKDLANVRNALAEQGLEVKDAELRYIANTPVEIADAETAQKLMKVVDALDDLDDVVNVHTNANITAE